One window of the Actinomyces wuliandei genome contains the following:
- the typA gene encoding translational GTPase TypA, translating to MSVRQDLRNVAIVAHVDHGKTTLVDAMLWEAGAFGVRATQEATGERVMDSGELEREKGITILAKNTAVHYSGPAAVQAGLEQGVTINVVDTPGHADFGGEVERGLSMVDGVLLLVDASEGPLPQTRFVLRKALAASLPVILVVNKVDRPDARAQEVVAESTDLLLSLASDLADEQPDIDLDAVLDVPVLYASARQRRAGTEPPEDGGLPASTDLEPLFRTIIERIPGPTYDEDAPFQAHVTNLDASPFLGRLALVRIRNGALRKGQTVGWARYDGTTTPARVSELLVTQGLDRLPAQEARAGDIVAVAGIEDITIGESLVDPEDPRPLPLITVDEPAISVTIGINTSPLAGRSKGAKVTARQVKDRLDRELVGNVSLRVLPTDRPDAWEVQGRGELALAVLVEQMRREGFELTVGKPQVVTRAVDGRTHEPVERMTIDVPEDYLGAVTQLMAARRGRMETMTNHGTGWVRMEFVVPARGLIGFRGQFLTETRGTGIASSVAEGYEPWAGQITSRTTGSLVSDRAGAVTAYALIRLADRGTFFVEPGQETYEGQVVGESPRGEDMEVNVVREKQQTNMRSATAESFEGLTPPRHLTLEEALELAAQDECVEVTPDAVRIRKVILDSRARARDNARRRRAQA from the coding sequence ATGAGTGTCCGTCAGGACCTGCGTAACGTCGCGATCGTCGCCCACGTCGACCACGGCAAGACCACCCTCGTTGACGCGATGCTCTGGGAGGCTGGCGCCTTCGGGGTGCGAGCCACTCAGGAGGCGACGGGGGAGCGGGTCATGGACTCCGGCGAGCTCGAGCGTGAGAAGGGCATCACGATCCTGGCCAAGAACACTGCCGTCCACTACTCGGGGCCTGCTGCGGTGCAGGCGGGCCTGGAGCAGGGCGTGACCATCAACGTCGTGGACACCCCCGGGCACGCGGACTTCGGCGGCGAGGTGGAGCGGGGCCTGTCCATGGTGGACGGCGTGCTGCTCCTCGTGGACGCCTCCGAGGGGCCCCTGCCTCAGACGCGCTTTGTGCTGCGCAAAGCCCTGGCGGCGAGCCTGCCGGTGATTCTCGTGGTCAACAAGGTGGACCGTCCTGACGCCCGCGCCCAGGAGGTGGTCGCCGAGTCCACCGACCTGCTCCTGTCGCTGGCCTCCGACCTGGCCGACGAGCAGCCCGACATCGACCTGGACGCGGTCCTCGACGTCCCGGTCCTCTACGCCTCCGCCAGGCAGCGCCGGGCGGGCACCGAGCCTCCCGAGGACGGCGGGCTGCCCGCCAGCACGGACCTGGAGCCGTTGTTCCGCACCATTATCGAGCGCATCCCCGGCCCCACCTACGATGAGGACGCCCCTTTCCAGGCCCACGTCACCAACCTGGACGCCTCCCCGTTCCTGGGACGACTGGCGCTGGTGCGTATCAGGAACGGGGCACTCCGCAAGGGCCAGACGGTCGGCTGGGCGCGCTACGACGGGACGACCACCCCGGCGCGCGTCTCCGAGCTGCTGGTGACCCAGGGGCTGGACCGCCTCCCCGCGCAGGAGGCTCGTGCGGGGGACATCGTGGCCGTGGCCGGGATCGAGGACATCACCATCGGGGAGTCCCTCGTGGACCCTGAGGACCCGCGCCCCCTGCCGCTCATCACCGTGGACGAGCCCGCGATCTCCGTGACCATCGGTATCAACACCTCCCCGCTGGCGGGACGCTCCAAGGGGGCCAAGGTCACCGCCCGCCAGGTCAAGGACCGTCTGGACCGTGAGCTGGTGGGCAACGTCTCCCTGCGGGTGCTGCCCACGGACCGTCCCGACGCGTGGGAGGTCCAGGGGCGCGGAGAGCTGGCCCTGGCGGTCCTGGTGGAGCAGATGCGTCGGGAGGGCTTTGAGCTGACGGTTGGCAAGCCGCAGGTGGTGACTCGTGCTGTTGACGGCAGGACGCACGAGCCGGTGGAGCGCATGACGATTGATGTCCCCGAGGACTACCTGGGGGCCGTCACCCAGCTGATGGCGGCTCGCAGGGGTCGCATGGAGACCATGACCAATCACGGGACCGGCTGGGTCCGCATGGAGTTCGTGGTGCCTGCGCGTGGTCTCATCGGCTTCCGTGGCCAGTTCCTCACCGAGACGCGTGGTACGGGTATCGCCTCCTCCGTGGCTGAGGGCTATGAGCCCTGGGCCGGGCAGATCACCTCCCGCACCACAGGCTCCCTGGTGTCTGACCGGGCGGGGGCAGTGACCGCCTACGCCCTGATACGGCTGGCGGACCGGGGCACCTTCTTTGTCGAGCCTGGTCAGGAGACCTATGAGGGCCAGGTTGTGGGTGAGAGCCCGCGCGGTGAGGACATGGAGGTCAACGTGGTGCGGGAGAAGCAGCAGACCAACATGCGCTCCGCGACCGCGGAGTCCTTTGAGGGGCTCACGCCTCCGCGGCACCTGACCCTGGAGGAGGCCTTGGAGCTGGCTGCGCAGGACGAGTGCGTGGAGGTGACTCCGGATGCGGTCCGGATCCGTAAGGTGATCCTGGACTCCCGGGCGCGTGCCCGGGACAACGCCAGGCGCCGTCGCGCGCAGGCCTGA
- a CDS encoding VanW family protein — protein sequence MSQDAPGRDVVTSSPAEEVASPEEVTPVGTAEDAAQDDTTEDEEEAGEAPGTSQTVLPPPEALPDQGAQGREADSQETTTPAETTTPAEAGPSAEAHAVAGAAPAQEDDGSTDQVAWIRHADSSLPPSIAPAGRGEPPASDPAGAGAHSSGTVAEAGSPGEPAGQPEFGKPDEPVDSPVPEDPAEPMEPAEPPQPAGEDDSAQAEPEQSEELGDAEVLGEPGADEHVPAAGHLVEAVAEGAEEDGVGVEDSEEDKPEDAAEGAEGAARPQDAQETDPQEDTAVQEGLGGREETAASWYRRRLPVLVVAAALVLLAWGGLSWWTTQHLHGTTTVAGVDVSGLSAEEARTRVASVLGEELAQPVTVTVGEKEDQLVPADSGVSVDAQASVGQVTSMTLNPVALAGRLRGTQVDAVVEVDRDVLNGALEDRVDALSSGTVSATVSLEGTQVVTTGSQTGTGLDVAASVDALVKDWPLGEPSIALAEGTAVPAITDAEATQFVEGTLEPLLSSEVTVTAEGTEVEEQAVSPTVAISPETIAAYSTISTSGGRLSLDLDPAGVREAVLSGLGPVETPAVDAGWVIDGTAEGAQDAAPRYVSASSGVGIDTETLLADLVSAGTSDPGSDSGSRTVTLPLTVLEPEVTLAEEEWGVAEPVGEYSTPYNAADVARTQNLETGAEKVNSTSIPPGGTFSLEEALGPVDYEHGFTDAGVISNGQHTDSMGGGLSQVATTVFNAGFEAGMDDTEHTAHQYYFDRYPAGREATLWTGVLDVKFTNSTPYGVMVQAWLDGEEIHVRLWSTVYYEVSITSSERYNYRPVTTETQSGPGCQAYSGGNPGFDITVTRRRTHDGQALPDDVLTTSYYPDNNVVCG from the coding sequence ATGAGCCAGGACGCACCAGGCCGCGACGTGGTGACGAGTAGCCCTGCCGAGGAGGTCGCCTCCCCTGAGGAGGTGACCCCGGTCGGCACGGCGGAGGACGCCGCGCAGGACGACACCACAGAGGATGAGGAAGAGGCCGGGGAGGCCCCCGGGACCTCGCAGACGGTCCTGCCTCCCCCTGAGGCCCTGCCGGACCAGGGAGCGCAGGGCCGGGAGGCAGACAGCCAGGAGACCACTACCCCGGCGGAGACGACTACCCCGGCGGAGGCCGGGCCTTCCGCCGAGGCGCACGCGGTCGCGGGCGCCGCTCCTGCCCAGGAGGACGACGGATCGACTGACCAGGTGGCATGGATCCGGCACGCTGACTCCTCGTTGCCTCCCTCGATCGCTCCGGCGGGCAGGGGAGAACCTCCGGCCTCTGACCCGGCTGGGGCGGGCGCCCACAGCAGCGGGACTGTTGCTGAGGCTGGCTCCCCGGGCGAGCCTGCGGGGCAGCCCGAGTTCGGGAAGCCGGACGAGCCTGTCGACTCTCCAGTGCCGGAGGACCCCGCCGAGCCGATGGAGCCGGCAGAGCCGCCACAGCCTGCTGGGGAGGACGACTCGGCGCAGGCGGAGCCGGAGCAGTCCGAAGAGCTCGGCGATGCCGAGGTGCTCGGCGAGCCAGGAGCTGACGAGCACGTGCCTGCGGCCGGGCACCTGGTGGAGGCCGTGGCCGAGGGCGCAGAAGAGGACGGAGTAGGAGTAGAGGACTCAGAAGAGGACAAGCCAGAGGACGCCGCAGAGGGTGCGGAGGGCGCGGCCCGGCCCCAGGACGCGCAGGAGACTGACCCGCAGGAGGACACGGCCGTGCAGGAGGGCTTGGGTGGCCGGGAGGAGACGGCTGCGAGCTGGTACCGGCGTCGCCTGCCTGTGCTTGTCGTGGCCGCTGCTCTGGTGCTGCTGGCCTGGGGTGGCCTGTCATGGTGGACCACCCAGCATCTTCACGGCACCACGACTGTGGCGGGCGTGGACGTCTCCGGTCTCAGTGCCGAGGAGGCGCGGACCCGTGTGGCCTCTGTCCTTGGTGAGGAGTTGGCGCAGCCGGTCACTGTCACCGTCGGTGAGAAGGAGGACCAGCTGGTCCCTGCCGACTCGGGTGTCAGCGTGGACGCGCAGGCGTCCGTGGGGCAGGTCACCAGCATGACCCTCAACCCTGTCGCCCTGGCCGGTCGGCTCCGCGGGACGCAGGTTGACGCGGTGGTTGAGGTGGACCGCGACGTCCTCAACGGCGCCCTGGAGGACCGGGTGGACGCCCTGTCCAGCGGGACCGTGTCGGCCACGGTCTCCCTTGAGGGGACGCAGGTCGTGACCACCGGCTCCCAGACCGGGACCGGGCTGGACGTCGCGGCCTCCGTGGACGCCCTCGTCAAGGACTGGCCGCTGGGGGAGCCCAGCATCGCCCTGGCCGAGGGGACCGCTGTCCCGGCCATCACCGACGCCGAGGCGACGCAGTTCGTAGAGGGCACGCTGGAGCCTCTCCTGTCCTCTGAGGTCACCGTCACCGCCGAGGGCACGGAGGTGGAGGAGCAGGCGGTGTCCCCCACAGTAGCCATCAGCCCCGAGACCATCGCCGCCTACAGCACCATCAGCACCTCCGGGGGGAGGCTGAGCCTTGACCTGGACCCGGCAGGTGTGCGTGAGGCCGTCCTCTCCGGACTGGGGCCGGTGGAGACCCCAGCGGTTGACGCCGGCTGGGTCATCGACGGGACCGCAGAGGGTGCGCAGGACGCAGCTCCTCGGTACGTTTCCGCCTCCTCCGGTGTGGGGATCGACACGGAGACCCTCCTGGCTGACCTGGTCTCGGCAGGGACGTCGGACCCGGGTTCCGACTCCGGCTCCCGCACGGTGACGCTGCCCCTGACCGTCCTGGAGCCGGAGGTGACCCTGGCTGAGGAGGAGTGGGGCGTGGCTGAGCCCGTCGGCGAGTACTCCACCCCCTACAACGCCGCCGACGTCGCCCGCACGCAGAACCTTGAGACGGGGGCGGAGAAGGTCAACAGCACCTCGATACCCCCGGGCGGGACCTTCTCCCTGGAGGAGGCCCTGGGACCGGTGGACTACGAGCACGGGTTCACCGACGCGGGCGTCATCTCCAACGGGCAGCACACCGACTCCATGGGCGGCGGCCTCAGCCAGGTCGCCACGACGGTGTTCAACGCCGGCTTCGAGGCGGGGATGGACGACACCGAGCACACCGCCCACCAGTACTACTTCGACCGCTACCCGGCAGGTCGGGAGGCGACCCTGTGGACCGGTGTGCTGGACGTGAAGTTCACGAACTCCACCCCCTACGGTGTCATGGTCCAGGCCTGGCTGGACGGGGAGGAGATCCACGTGCGGCTGTGGTCCACCGTGTACTACGAGGTCTCCATCACCTCCTCGGAGCGCTACAACTACCGTCCGGTGACCACCGAGACACAGTCCGGGCCCGGGTGCCAGGCCTACAGCGGGGGCAACCCGGGTTTCGACATCACCGTCACCCGCCGACGGACCCATGACGGGCAGGCCCTGCCTGACGACGTGCTGACCACGAGCTACTACCCTGACAACAACGTGGTGTGTGGCTAG
- the fdxA gene encoding ferredoxin — MTYVIAQPCVDVKDRACVDECPVDCIYEGERSLYINADECVDCGACEPVCPVEAIFYEDDVPEEWEDYSRANIDFFELRGLGSPGGAQVVGPQPYDDPMIAALPPQNEEWSQANGYA, encoded by the coding sequence ATGACCTACGTCATCGCCCAGCCTTGTGTCGACGTCAAGGACCGTGCGTGCGTTGACGAGTGCCCCGTGGACTGTATCTACGAGGGTGAGCGCAGCCTCTACATCAATGCTGATGAGTGCGTGGACTGCGGCGCCTGTGAGCCAGTGTGCCCCGTGGAGGCCATCTTCTACGAGGACGACGTCCCCGAGGAGTGGGAGGACTACAGCAGGGCGAACATCGACTTCTTCGAGCTGCGGGGACTGGGCTCACCCGGTGGGGCGCAGGTCGTGGGTCCCCAGCCCTATGACGACCCTATGATCGCGGCCCTGCCGCCGCAGAACGAGGAGTGGAGCCAGGCCAACGGCTACGCCTGA
- the dapC gene encoding succinyldiaminopimelate transaminase yields MSPAPAGHLPPARLPRPLALPDFPWDSLRPYRARAAEHPDGVVDLAVGTPVDPTPGIAQAALAQAADAPGYPTAVGTSRLREAFIGWMARRRAVPGLTSEEVLPTIGSKESVALLPLQLGVGPGDLVLHPRAAYPTYDVGARIAGAVPVPVDTDADPDSWDVDDQARVAMVWLNSPGNPDGHVLDVEQMARVVAWARARGAVVASDECYAELAWEEPWASSAVPSLLDPQAAGPQGRSGLLVLYSLSKQSNLAGYRAAFLAGDPALVSAVTEVRKHAGLLVPAPVQAAAAAVLDDEAHVEAQKTLYRARRETLLEAAAAVGLVNDPQSVAGLYLWLSGPPSMSAYDMVGAFAELGIVVAPGDFYGQAGAGRVRMSLTDTDERVAAAAARLCTPQAADLFRS; encoded by the coding sequence ATGAGTCCCGCTCCTGCTGGGCACCTGCCCCCTGCCCGCCTTCCCCGGCCCCTCGCGCTGCCCGACTTTCCCTGGGACAGCCTGCGCCCCTACAGGGCGCGTGCGGCCGAGCACCCAGACGGCGTCGTTGACCTGGCGGTGGGGACCCCCGTGGACCCGACTCCCGGGATCGCCCAGGCTGCTCTTGCCCAGGCCGCTGACGCGCCAGGCTACCCCACGGCAGTGGGCACCTCGCGCCTGCGGGAAGCCTTCATCGGCTGGATGGCCCGACGGCGTGCGGTTCCCGGGCTGACCAGCGAGGAGGTCCTGCCCACCATCGGCTCCAAGGAGTCCGTGGCGCTCTTGCCCCTCCAGCTGGGGGTGGGTCCGGGCGACCTCGTCCTCCACCCACGTGCCGCCTACCCCACCTATGACGTGGGAGCCCGCATCGCCGGAGCCGTCCCCGTACCTGTGGACACCGACGCCGACCCTGACTCGTGGGATGTTGACGACCAGGCGCGGGTGGCCATGGTGTGGCTCAACAGTCCTGGCAATCCTGACGGTCATGTCCTGGATGTGGAGCAGATGGCCCGAGTCGTGGCGTGGGCCAGGGCGCGGGGTGCTGTCGTCGCCTCCGACGAGTGCTACGCCGAGCTGGCCTGGGAGGAGCCCTGGGCCAGCAGCGCGGTTCCCAGTCTCCTGGACCCGCAGGCCGCCGGGCCTCAGGGGCGCAGCGGGCTGCTGGTCCTGTACTCGTTGTCCAAGCAGTCCAACCTGGCGGGCTACCGGGCGGCCTTCCTTGCCGGGGACCCGGCGCTCGTCTCCGCAGTCACCGAGGTCCGCAAGCACGCGGGCCTGCTGGTGCCCGCCCCTGTCCAGGCTGCGGCGGCGGCCGTCCTTGACGACGAGGCGCACGTGGAGGCCCAGAAGACGCTCTACCGGGCACGTCGGGAGACCCTGCTGGAGGCCGCTGCCGCAGTAGGGCTCGTCAACGACCCGCAGTCGGTGGCCGGGCTGTACCTGTGGCTGTCCGGGCCGCCGTCCATGAGTGCCTACGACATGGTGGGGGCCTTCGCCGAGCTGGGGATCGTCGTCGCCCCTGGCGACTTCTACGGGCAGGCTGGCGCCGGGCGTGTGCGCATGTCGCTGACCGACACCGACGAGAGGGTGGCTGCGGCCGCCGCCCGCCTGTGCACGCCCCAGGCCGCTGACCTCTTCCGTTCCTGA